One Candidatus Nitrososphaera evergladensis SR1 genomic window carries:
- a CDS encoding DUF6766 family protein, whose protein sequence is MLDILKKSKRGYIWITLGFFVVSLTVHWTFAWFAYVQEQQEHNQPIEATGYFNQTMRDTMENWQSEFLQLMWQVGGLSFLLYVGSPQSKESSERMEAKIDLLINNLKVLAENPERVKASLDEIDKKYYKSG, encoded by the coding sequence ATGCTAGACATTCTAAAAAAGAGCAAGCGAGGCTACATATGGATTACCCTTGGCTTTTTTGTTGTCAGCCTGACAGTTCATTGGACGTTTGCATGGTTTGCATACGTCCAAGAGCAGCAAGAACACAACCAGCCCATAGAGGCTACAGGCTACTTCAATCAAACTATGCGCGATACCATGGAAAACTGGCAGTCTGAATTTCTACAGCTGATGTGGCAAGTTGGAGGCCTCTCCTTTCTGTTGTACGTTGGCTCTCCTCAGTCAAAAGAGTCAAGCGAAAGGATGGAAGCAAAGATTGACTTGCTGATAAATAATCTAAAGGTGCTTGCAGAGAATCCTGAGAGGGTAAAGGCGTCACTTGATGAGATAGACAAAAAGTATTACAAAAGCGGCTGA
- a CDS encoding ribbon-helix-helix domain-containing protein has translation MANNSSITFRVDDNNIDKLRKLADEEGMSLNTLINRILESYLEWEFIAPKVGFAPMQKSVLKDLFDYVPEEKLKEIATRAADSFEDELLMMRGKVDLDAVLAITKNRVKRSGFTLREFSKNTENGGAGIKLVLQHDVGHHWGVFSKTYIERLINNVGYPVKIESTDKSLTIEIGEPDGKAGVAGYKLHHAAVKSSSMKKQQQEAS, from the coding sequence ATGGCAAATAATTCCAGCATCACATTTCGCGTTGATGACAATAATATTGACAAATTAAGAAAACTCGCGGACGAAGAAGGCATGTCGTTGAACACATTGATAAATAGGATTCTGGAATCTTATCTCGAATGGGAGTTTATCGCGCCAAAAGTAGGATTTGCTCCAATGCAGAAATCAGTCCTGAAGGATCTTTTTGACTATGTGCCTGAAGAAAAGTTAAAGGAAATTGCAACAAGGGCAGCAGATAGCTTTGAAGACGAGCTTCTTATGATGCGTGGAAAAGTAGACTTGGATGCAGTACTTGCCATCACAAAGAATAGAGTAAAGAGATCTGGCTTTACATTAAGAGAATTTAGCAAGAATACTGAGAACGGCGGTGCTGGAATAAAACTGGTCTTGCAGCATGATGTGGGACATCATTGGGGTGTCTTCTCAAAAACCTACATCGAGAGATTGATAAATAATGTAGGCTATCCCGTAAAGATAGAATCGACAGACAAATCCTTAACTATAGAGATCGGGGAACCTGATGGAAAAGCAGGAGTAGCAGGATACAAGCTACATCATGCTGCTGTAAAATCATCAAGTATGAAAAAACAGCAACAAGAGGCTAGTTAG
- a CDS encoding cupredoxin domain-containing protein, whose product MVNRNVMMGAIIAVGILVATASLAVSSIAAQPGGNMMQKGQGTGQGQGNSTNDSSSNMTKTTMMQGGSSGTGNQQNDERPSVQYQLNKKYHDYKDGVSTVRAGAGGHVAPLTIFFPNHAEVKVGEKVAFINPTRVSEPHTVTFMFDNSTFADFAAPFVIDNSTSIRSAVPNANAEPVVMPGQQNGTKVIVALNNRSFMPTVIDSSGKVTYLPPNGNYTITGTEKYVNSGWIWPKGMSPPGLPPIDSFQVTFSKAGTYSYYCQVHPWMAGDVVVK is encoded by the coding sequence ATGGTAAACCGAAATGTTATGATGGGAGCCATAATCGCAGTTGGCATCCTGGTAGCAACAGCGAGTCTGGCTGTTTCCAGTATTGCAGCACAGCCTGGAGGAAACATGATGCAAAAAGGGCAAGGAACAGGACAAGGACAAGGGAACAGTACTAACGATAGTAGTAGTAACATGACAAAGACGACGATGATGCAAGGCGGCAGCAGTGGCACTGGAAATCAACAAAATGACGAGAGGCCATCAGTTCAGTATCAGTTGAACAAAAAGTATCATGACTACAAAGACGGCGTGTCCACCGTACGGGCAGGTGCAGGCGGTCATGTCGCACCGCTGACAATATTCTTTCCAAATCATGCCGAGGTAAAGGTAGGCGAGAAAGTTGCCTTTATCAATCCGACCAGAGTGAGCGAGCCTCACACCGTGACGTTCATGTTTGACAACAGTACTTTTGCAGACTTTGCAGCACCATTTGTCATCGACAACAGCACATCTATCAGGTCGGCTGTTCCCAATGCAAATGCAGAGCCAGTGGTCATGCCCGGACAACAGAATGGCACTAAAGTGATTGTCGCGTTGAACAACCGCTCATTCATGCCGACAGTAATAGATTCATCAGGAAAGGTAACATACCTTCCACCTAACGGCAACTATACCATTACTGGCACAGAAAAGTATGTCAACTCTGGCTGGATCTGGCCAAAGGGAATGTCGCCTCCTGGACTGCCGCCAATAGATTCATTCCAAGTCACCTT
- a CDS encoding YidH family protein, whose amino-acid sequence MPDDENRRRPIDLAQQYLANERTFLSWLRTSIALIGLGFVVARFGLFLREFQLVVIQREVEAAASSSNNVIQQLPEHSFSSILGVLMIALGVALIFYSLKSYRDGNKEIESGVYVPKKSVVYTGAILLAIFGGATILYLLTVSLMM is encoded by the coding sequence ATGCCAGATGATGAAAATAGGAGGCGGCCTATCGACCTAGCGCAGCAATATTTGGCAAACGAGAGAACTTTTCTGTCTTGGCTAAGGACGTCTATTGCTCTTATTGGACTTGGTTTTGTTGTAGCAAGGTTTGGACTTTTCTTGCGCGAGTTTCAGTTGGTGGTCATTCAGCGAGAGGTAGAAGCAGCGGCGTCTTCTTCAAACAACGTCATCCAACAGCTGCCAGAACATTCCTTCTCTTCCATCCTCGGAGTCCTGATGATTGCCCTTGGAGTGGCCTTGATATTTTACTCGCTCAAAAGCTATAGGGATGGCAACAAAGAGATCGAAAGCGGAGTGTATGTTCCAAAGAAGAGCGTTGTATACACTGGCGCAATACTGCTAGCCATCTTTGGCGGCGCCACAATACTTTACCTATTGACGGTTTCACTGATGATGTAG
- a CDS encoding zinc ribbon domain-containing protein produces MSKDVLLVLNDLLKKNVVSSDLLPDIISRYSELKASFDKNPYGEALKQVMNSVDRSFMSEEEMIPSSQILLLGVAINLVKMEKAQQSQRIDFFSFLPNAGMKKCSKCNVLNIQNARFCYSCGEHL; encoded by the coding sequence ATGTCCAAAGATGTCCTGTTGGTGTTAAATGATCTCTTGAAAAAGAACGTTGTTTCTTCAGACCTGCTGCCTGATATAATCTCTAGGTACTCCGAACTAAAAGCAAGTTTTGACAAAAACCCTTACGGGGAGGCCCTAAAACAAGTGATGAATAGCGTCGACAGGTCTTTCATGTCTGAGGAGGAAATGATCCCCTCTTCTCAGATCCTTCTCTTGGGCGTGGCCATAAACCTCGTGAAGATGGAGAAAGCACAACAATCCCAAAGGATAGATTTCTTTTCCTTTTTACCAAATGCCGGCATGAAGAAATGCTCAAAGTGTAACGTCCTCAACATACAAAACGCAAGATTCTGCTACTCATGTGGCGAGCACCTCTAG
- a CDS encoding site-2 protease family protein, whose amino-acid sequence MSVQIGRVKGVPIRLHFTLLIVFSLVTWSLAANFMPQFFPGLSSAEYWIMGVAGAILLFISVLLHELSHSVLAMRFGIKVRQIMLFIFGGVSDIEEEPKNPQKEFQIAIAGPATSFVLSAIFAGLWAISAAINDVPVFEGIMLYGAIINALLGAFNLLPAFPLDGGRVLRAVLVKRTKRDFDQATDTSVKVGIAISYVMMGLGFVTILTGNGFVSGIWLILIGWFLQSGAQSYRYQHELTAILSKVRMRDIMNISFIAIPPETSLQESLQRYFSVYMKSAFPVTDAAGRLLGMVTLKRVMDSSGDDESKRQVLTVREVMMPLEELNVVSPDTRGDEAVKKMTSSGIGKIFVCDLEGRLLGMVTKTDLLNVVSERQEYSKTVTR is encoded by the coding sequence ATGTCAGTTCAGATCGGCAGGGTCAAAGGCGTTCCAATACGTCTGCACTTTACGCTGCTTATCGTGTTTTCCCTCGTTACATGGTCGCTTGCGGCCAACTTTATGCCACAATTCTTTCCGGGCCTTAGTTCGGCTGAATACTGGATCATGGGAGTAGCAGGTGCAATATTGCTGTTTATCTCCGTCCTTTTGCACGAGTTATCGCATTCTGTACTGGCAATGAGATTTGGCATAAAGGTCAGGCAGATAATGCTCTTTATCTTTGGAGGCGTTTCTGACATCGAAGAGGAGCCTAAGAACCCTCAAAAAGAGTTCCAAATAGCCATTGCCGGACCTGCCACGAGTTTTGTGCTATCTGCAATCTTTGCAGGGCTGTGGGCGATATCTGCTGCTATAAATGATGTGCCGGTTTTTGAAGGAATAATGCTGTACGGCGCAATCATAAATGCGCTTTTGGGAGCATTTAACTTGCTTCCGGCTTTTCCTCTGGATGGAGGGAGAGTTTTACGCGCCGTTCTTGTAAAGAGGACAAAGAGAGACTTTGATCAGGCTACCGATACTTCGGTCAAGGTGGGAATAGCAATATCCTATGTCATGATGGGTCTTGGATTTGTCACGATTCTGACTGGCAACGGTTTTGTCAGCGGCATTTGGCTTATTCTCATAGGATGGTTCTTGCAGAGCGGAGCACAATCCTACAGGTACCAGCACGAGCTGACCGCGATTCTGTCAAAAGTAAGGATGAGAGACATCATGAACATCTCGTTTATCGCCATACCGCCAGAGACAAGCCTACAAGAATCTCTGCAGCGCTACTTTTCAGTGTATATGAAAAGCGCGTTTCCAGTGACTGATGCAGCAGGTAGGCTTCTTGGTATGGTAACTCTGAAGAGAGTGATGGATTCTAGCGGTGATGATGAGTCCAAAAGACAAGTGCTCACTGTCAGAGAGGTCATGATGCCTCTTGAAGAGCTCAATGTCGTCAGTCCGGATACTAGAGGTGACGAAGCGGTCAAAAAGATGACCAGCAGCGGCATTGGCAAGATCTTTGTATGTGACTTGGAGGGCAGGCTTCTTGGTATGGTTACCAAGACAGACCTGCTTAATGTAGTAAGTGAAAGGCAGGAATACTCAAAGACAGTTACAAGGTAG
- a CDS encoding lipase family alpha/beta hydrolase — protein MSIKKNNVIITTAVAVVVVLALAFSISAVYNTSFHVAVHSIIFEISAIASDDSSSTTSTNSTHLLPVLLVHGWNEDASIWGKWEELLKKDGISFYPVTFQKFDDKCGAAVGHATELAEQIQTVKKQTGSDRVNIVAHSKGGIDARVYLADGTKDVSNLVMLGTPNAGSPLADSANICMPATLDIRSGANATKAQMNPNVKYYIIAGDWLHDFGGSPLIPGPDDGLVAVSSVESEKYFQSLGRTSHSHAELLGEQEYNMTRNVLVER, from the coding sequence GTGAGCATTAAGAAAAATAATGTTATTATTACTACAGCAGTAGCAGTAGTGGTTGTGCTGGCACTTGCTTTCAGTATTAGTGCTGTTTATAATACTTCTTTTCATGTGGCTGTTCATTCGATTATTTTCGAGATATCTGCAATTGCATCTGATGACTCCTCATCCACTACCTCTACTAATAGCACACACCTTCTTCCAGTCCTGCTGGTTCACGGATGGAATGAAGATGCATCAATATGGGGTAAATGGGAGGAACTGCTCAAAAAAGATGGCATCTCCTTTTATCCCGTTACTTTTCAAAAATTCGATGACAAGTGCGGAGCCGCAGTTGGACATGCTACGGAACTAGCTGAACAAATTCAAACAGTCAAAAAGCAGACTGGCTCAGACAGAGTAAATATCGTAGCACACAGCAAAGGAGGAATTGACGCACGAGTATATCTTGCCGATGGAACCAAAGATGTATCAAATCTTGTTATGCTTGGAACGCCAAATGCAGGCAGCCCACTTGCTGACTCTGCAAACATATGTATGCCTGCTACGCTGGACATCCGGTCAGGAGCAAACGCAACCAAAGCACAAATGAATCCAAATGTAAAGTACTACATAATAGCTGGCGATTGGTTACACGACTTTGGAGGAAGCCCGTTGATTCCCGGTCCGGATGACGGTTTGGTTGCGGTTAGCAGCGTGGAATCTGAGAAATACTTTCAGAGCCTTGGAAGGACTTCGCATTCGCATGCAGAGTTGCTCGGAGAGCAAGAGTACAACATGACACGTAATGTTCTAGTCGAGAGGTAA
- a CDS encoding multicopper oxidase domain-containing protein, giving the protein MSSLTVSVDNNDNNNSYNHSSSSNSGSSQNRSAGGGEGGWGKLTVAILAGMLLVSTLIVGITLPLSSSLSPSSSPSEERETMVAAERSSVAATAAANAERDAEKSADDDDFELYGHTSSAADEAAVKELTLVAQEAELEIAPGKVVKTWTFNGTVPGPALMFAEGDHVRIKFINKTPIPHTLHLHGNHDDANDGVLPQIMPNDSYIYNITAGPAGALMYHCHAHPTSLHIRMGMYGAMIIDPKDKPLQPAREFVMVMGEYDSKDVMKFEAEYYPINGYADQYMKYPLEARNGELVRMYVINIGTTIPYQFHLHSTIFKAYPSGLLSNEPIDAQTIAVGPGDATIVEARWKYPGDYLFHSHGIQEERGNMGQIHVVDSNQANNSNNGSTLANNNSSTALTNATTTTISAGKSVSMFDWQYELQNKLQKPKVFNYTDDELMGKSVAQNNNHGAVTHDEAAGAASHNNTHSDEGTAVATTETRTTAATTNNSTAKQTTAVSIASGASNPNSGLSYEPLEVTVKSGSTIIWANKDSIMHTATSGSPEAGPSGVFDTGIIGGSGEVSETAINAKPGIYDYYCTLHPHMKGRLTVTE; this is encoded by the coding sequence TTGTCAAGTTTAACCGTGTCGGTGGATAATAATGACAACAACAATAGCTACAACCATAGTAGCAGCAGCAACAGCGGCAGTAGCCAAAACAGAAGCGCCGGCGGAGGGGAAGGAGGATGGGGCAAGCTCACAGTCGCAATCTTGGCTGGGATGCTGCTGGTATCGACATTAATTGTCGGAATTACTTTGCCACTTTCGTCATCATTATCGCCCTCCTCCTCACCAAGTGAGGAAAGAGAAACGATGGTGGCGGCAGAAAGATCGTCAGTAGCAGCAACAGCGGCAGCCAATGCCGAGAGAGATGCTGAAAAGAGCGCTGATGATGATGATTTTGAACTGTACGGTCATACATCTTCCGCAGCAGATGAAGCTGCTGTTAAAGAGTTAACCCTGGTTGCCCAGGAAGCTGAGCTGGAAATAGCGCCTGGCAAGGTGGTAAAGACATGGACATTCAATGGCACGGTACCTGGTCCAGCCCTCATGTTTGCCGAAGGAGACCACGTGAGAATCAAATTCATAAACAAGACTCCAATTCCTCATACTCTTCATTTACACGGAAATCATGACGATGCCAATGACGGCGTCCTTCCACAGATAATGCCAAACGATTCGTACATCTACAACATCACTGCAGGTCCAGCAGGAGCCCTCATGTATCACTGCCATGCACATCCCACGTCACTTCACATAAGGATGGGGATGTACGGCGCCATGATAATTGATCCAAAGGACAAGCCACTGCAGCCTGCAAGAGAATTTGTCATGGTGATGGGAGAATATGACAGCAAGGACGTAATGAAGTTTGAAGCGGAATACTATCCGATAAATGGCTATGCCGACCAGTACATGAAATATCCACTTGAAGCAAGGAATGGCGAGCTGGTAAGGATGTACGTCATAAACATCGGAACCACAATACCGTATCAGTTCCACCTTCACAGCACAATATTCAAAGCATATCCATCGGGTCTGCTGTCAAATGAGCCCATAGATGCCCAGACGATTGCCGTGGGACCGGGCGATGCGACTATAGTTGAGGCAAGATGGAAGTATCCGGGAGATTACTTGTTTCATAGCCACGGAATCCAGGAGGAGCGCGGAAATATGGGGCAAATCCATGTAGTCGATAGCAACCAAGCTAATAATAGTAATAATGGCTCGACTCTAGCCAACAACAACTCCTCCACTGCCTTGACTAACGCGACAACAACGACGATCTCTGCCGGAAAGAGCGTCTCAATGTTTGATTGGCAGTACGAGCTTCAGAACAAACTGCAAAAGCCCAAAGTATTCAATTATACTGATGACGAATTGATGGGAAAAAGTGTCGCGCAAAATAATAACCACGGCGCGGTCACTCACGATGAAGCAGCAGGAGCAGCAAGTCACAACAATACACATTCAGATGAAGGCACCGCCGTCGCCACCACGGAGACTCGTACTACTGCTGCTACTACTAATAACAGCACTGCCAAACAGACAACAGCAGTATCAATAGCGAGCGGCGCGTCAAATCCGAACAGCGGGCTATCATACGAGCCCCTTGAAGTGACGGTCAAGTCGGGTAGCACTATAATCTGGGCCAACAAGGATTCGATCATGCACACCGCCACGTCTGGAAGTCCAGAAGCAGGACCGTCTGGGGTATTTGATACTGGAATAATTGGTGGTTCTGGAGAAGTCTCAGAAACAGCAATCAATGCAAAGCCGGGAATCTATGATTACTACTGCACGCTACATCCTCACATGAAAGGACGATTGACAGTGACAGAATAA
- a CDS encoding ArsR/SmtB family transcription factor yields the protein MVDNLAVAKILVDPMRRAILELLRTKPMTQAKLASELGLATPSLNHHMKVLRSKKLVIMVKRETEKHGAIQKFFAPAAYLFVYDLDALPKNIARYFYPVSLERTRGIVSTILFKDSHAPVPSTQEAMNALSEKISQALVLAAKEYPKQDLNSGLEEAVYKIYADAIKRAMT from the coding sequence GTGGTTGATAACCTAGCTGTTGCCAAGATACTCGTAGACCCGATGAGGCGGGCTATACTTGAATTGTTGCGAACGAAACCAATGACCCAGGCAAAGCTGGCAAGCGAGCTTGGATTGGCCACTCCGTCGCTTAACCACCACATGAAGGTCCTTAGATCAAAGAAATTGGTTATCATGGTAAAAAGGGAAACAGAAAAACACGGAGCAATACAAAAATTCTTTGCTCCGGCGGCTTACCTCTTTGTCTATGATCTAGACGCCCTTCCCAAGAATATTGCACGCTACTTTTATCCCGTCAGTCTTGAACGAACTCGTGGAATAGTTTCCACTATTCTCTTTAAAGATTCACACGCGCCAGTACCTTCAACACAAGAGGCAATGAATGCCCTTTCAGAAAAGATCTCTCAGGCCCTTGTCCTTGCAGCAAAAGAGTATCCTAAGCAAGATCTCAACTCGGGACTTGAAGAAGCAGTGTACAAGATATACGCTGATGCGATAAAAAGGGCGATGACCTGA